A genomic region of Sulfobacillus acidophilus DSM 10332 contains the following coding sequences:
- a CDS encoding YbbR family protein (PFAM: YbbR-like protein~COGs: COG4856 conserved hypothetical protein~InterPro IPR012505~KEGG: tmr:Tmar_0237 YbbR family protein~PFAM: YbbR-like~SPTR: YbbR family protein), with protein sequence MMDRLLENDTVLKILSVIAAIFLWFQAGPLQTQPINHEIGPIPVGFPTPNPHLTVISIQPSTVTVTVKGPPAAFTGTAASDVYAIVNLAGLTKSGTYSLKVVASVPPNTSLVSVSPNRVIVTVARLGASRAPVAIRTSGTLAPGYQLTGTDTAVKSATISGPVNDLNQVRQVVGTLVLNGQTSSFQSPVVLEPVNAAGRLVPHVEVNPPTVTVSATVQAIPPQKVLPVVGQYTGQPAPGYKITQIAVYPATVTVTGPSSILNGLTHLNTPAISVAGATGTVSKTVSVTLPGGVALVNSGTVTVTVTIQHQG encoded by the coding sequence ATGATGGATCGCTTGTTGGAAAATGATACGGTATTGAAAATCCTTTCGGTGATCGCGGCGATTTTTTTGTGGTTTCAGGCGGGCCCTTTGCAAACCCAGCCGATTAATCACGAAATTGGGCCGATTCCGGTCGGGTTTCCAACCCCTAATCCCCATTTGACCGTGATTTCCATTCAGCCGAGCACGGTAACGGTGACGGTCAAGGGGCCCCCGGCCGCCTTTACCGGAACGGCGGCCAGCGACGTGTATGCCATTGTCAATTTGGCCGGGTTGACCAAATCCGGCACGTACTCGCTTAAGGTGGTGGCCTCGGTGCCGCCCAATACGAGCCTGGTCAGTGTTTCCCCGAATCGGGTGATTGTGACGGTGGCGCGGCTCGGCGCCAGCCGAGCGCCGGTGGCGATTCGGACCAGCGGTACGCTGGCTCCCGGATATCAGCTCACCGGAACTGACACGGCGGTCAAAAGCGCGACGATTTCCGGGCCTGTCAACGACTTGAATCAAGTGCGGCAAGTGGTCGGAACGCTGGTATTAAACGGGCAGACCTCGTCTTTTCAATCCCCCGTGGTGTTAGAACCGGTTAACGCGGCCGGCCGTCTGGTGCCCCATGTGGAGGTCAATCCGCCCACCGTCACCGTGAGCGCTACGGTGCAAGCGATTCCGCCTCAGAAAGTGTTGCCGGTCGTCGGCCAGTATACCGGCCAGCCGGCACCCGGGTATAAGATTACGCAAATTGCCGTCTATCCTGCGACCGTGACGGTTACGGGGCCCAGTTCGATATTAAACGGGTTGACGCACTTGAATACGCCGGCCATTTCGGTTGCCGGCGCTACCGGCACCGTGTCGAAAACCGTGTCGGTCACGTTACCCGGCGGCGTGGCGTTAGTCAATTCAGGGACGGTGACGGTGACCGTCACCATTCAGCACCAGGGATAA
- a CDS encoding transcriptional regulator, IclR family (PFAM: IclR helix-turn-helix domain; Bacterial transcriptional regulator~COGs: COG1414 Transcriptional regulator~InterPro IPR005471:IPR014757~KEGG: cwo:Cwoe_5069 transcriptional regulator, IclR family~PFAM: Transcriptional regulator IclR, N-terminal; Transcriptional regulator IclR, C-terminal~SMART: Transcriptional regulator IclR, N-terminal~SPTR: Transcriptional regulator, IclR family): MAPSWTIQSLSRGLQLLDLIAEQPEGTTVKWLSAVSGIPLSTCYHLINTLAEAGYVQKDAHRQLYTLSYKVSYLHHQLQMGRALPDDLPTVAHRIARETQETTYVAKWEHQEIVIHHIVEGDQAVKVRSLYVGYRDHAFLHALGKSVLAHLSPKDFRAYYVSHPPEPRTPYSRVEWDALQRERLRTRERGYSLDEEEWATGVCCVGVPIFDYTGGIWGSLAISLPRSRFDRLNPAVINYLQQEARWASSRLGWAQAAQ, encoded by the coding sequence ATGGCCCCATCGTGGACAATCCAAAGCTTGTCACGCGGATTACAACTGCTCGATTTAATTGCGGAACAACCCGAGGGGACCACGGTTAAGTGGTTGAGTGCCGTTTCCGGTATACCGCTCAGTACGTGCTATCACCTGATCAATACGTTAGCGGAAGCCGGTTATGTGCAAAAAGACGCGCATCGCCAACTTTACACGCTGTCCTACAAAGTGTCCTATTTACATCACCAGCTACAAATGGGTCGGGCACTTCCCGATGATTTGCCGACCGTTGCTCACCGGATAGCGCGAGAGACCCAGGAAACGACGTATGTTGCGAAATGGGAGCATCAGGAAATTGTGATTCACCACATTGTCGAGGGAGACCAAGCCGTGAAGGTACGGTCCTTGTACGTCGGTTACCGTGACCATGCGTTTTTGCATGCCTTGGGAAAATCGGTGCTGGCTCATTTGAGTCCGAAAGACTTTCGAGCCTATTACGTGTCCCACCCGCCTGAACCCCGTACACCGTATTCCCGGGTCGAATGGGACGCCCTCCAACGGGAACGGCTGAGGACGCGGGAACGCGGTTATAGTTTGGATGAAGAAGAATGGGCGACGGGCGTGTGCTGTGTGGGGGTACCGATTTTTGATTATACCGGCGGAATTTGGGGATCCTTGGCCATTTCCTTGCCCCGCAGTCGGTTTGACCGCTTAAACCCGGCCGTCATCAACTATCTGCAACAAGAAGCCCGTTGGGCCTCGTCGAGATTGGGGTGGGCGCAAGCGGCCCAATAA
- a CDS encoding protein of unknown function DUF955 (PFAM: Domain of unknown function (DUF955)~COGs: COG2856 Zn peptidase~InterPro IPR010359~KEGG: toc:Toce_1813 protein of unknown function DUF955~PFAM: Protein of unknown function DUF955~SPTR: Putative uncharacterized protein), producing the protein MGVELTVNPDRLIWAITRSGKDTESLAESLPHIHEWLSGARRPTMAQLRLLAQKTSTPLGFFFLMEPPKNEDLPIPYYRTMVVGSPVKPSLDLMDTLKSMRLRQQWMREFLTSEGAEPIGFVGRARRDMPISAIVEILRDALGLTVDWAAKEPNWESSLHKLVIAAERAGILVVVNGIVGFNSHRPLDPEEFRGFALVDNYAPLIFINGKDSKAAQMFTIAHELAHIVLQQSAIFDLRNMQASEEPTEQLCNQVAAEFLVPSERLRKHFNVTIPLHILARRFKVSELVIARRALDLGLIKRDQFFEFYKAYRSRESVGRKESGGNFLSTARYRIGLPFSHAIIQAVREGTTLYSEAYHLTGLKGETFEKYAKFVANLGKDG; encoded by the coding sequence GTGGGGGTCGAACTAACGGTTAATCCTGATAGATTGATCTGGGCGATTACCCGGAGCGGAAAGGATACCGAGTCGTTGGCGGAATCGCTCCCCCACATTCACGAATGGTTATCTGGTGCGCGAAGGCCTACTATGGCACAATTACGGCTACTCGCGCAGAAGACCTCTACTCCGTTGGGATTCTTCTTCTTGATGGAACCGCCAAAAAATGAGGATCTACCGATTCCATACTATCGTACTATGGTTGTCGGAAGTCCTGTAAAGCCAAGCCTCGACTTGATGGATACGCTGAAGAGCATGAGACTGCGCCAACAATGGATGCGCGAGTTTCTCACATCGGAAGGCGCCGAGCCGATCGGTTTCGTGGGACGCGCACGTCGAGACATGCCCATTTCGGCTATTGTGGAGATTTTACGTGATGCTCTAGGCTTGACCGTAGACTGGGCAGCCAAGGAACCAAACTGGGAGTCCTCTCTACACAAGTTGGTGATTGCGGCAGAACGGGCTGGAATTCTTGTGGTGGTTAACGGCATTGTTGGGTTCAATAGTCATCGACCGTTGGATCCGGAAGAATTCAGGGGCTTTGCCCTAGTTGACAACTATGCACCGTTAATCTTTATAAACGGGAAGGACTCCAAAGCGGCGCAGATGTTCACTATCGCACATGAACTGGCCCATATCGTGCTGCAACAAAGTGCTATCTTCGATTTAAGGAACATGCAAGCATCGGAAGAACCGACTGAGCAGTTGTGTAACCAAGTTGCTGCCGAATTTCTCGTGCCATCTGAGCGGTTGCGTAAGCATTTTAACGTTACGATACCTCTTCATATTCTGGCACGGCGCTTCAAGGTAAGCGAGTTAGTGATTGCGCGGCGTGCCCTAGACTTAGGATTAATCAAGCGCGATCAATTCTTCGAGTTTTACAAGGCCTATCGGAGTCGGGAGAGTGTTGGACGCAAGGAATCCGGCGGAAACTTTCTTTCCACAGCTCGATATCGCATCGGCTTACCATTCAGTCATGCCATAATACAAGCAGTCCGAGAAGGAACAACGTTATATTCGGAAGCATATCACCTAACCGGGCTGAAGGGTGAGACGTTTGAAAAATACGCCAAGTTTGTGGCCAACTTGGGAAAGGACGGATAA
- a CDS encoding PilT domain-containing protein (TIGRFAM: pentatricopeptide repeat domain (PPR motif)~KEGG: chy:CHY_0293 PilT domain-containing protein~SPTR: PIN domain protein), with amino-acid sequence MSVYVLDTNVFIQAHRLYYPFDVAPGFWDSLIEFGQKGIIQSIDWVRNEIIDGKDALAGWVKGEGAILFRATITSDESNTIIAAYGRVGSLVKATARYQDIHREGFLAGADGWVIAYALVIGGTVVTMEQPARIGTKGENPRCMRSHRCTVDYYVRHVT; translated from the coding sequence TTGTCCGTTTACGTTCTTGATACCAACGTCTTTATTCAAGCCCACCGTCTCTATTACCCGTTCGATGTAGCTCCCGGATTTTGGGATAGCTTGATCGAATTCGGCCAGAAGGGAATTATTCAAAGCATTGATTGGGTCCGAAACGAAATAATCGACGGCAAAGATGCGTTGGCGGGATGGGTCAAGGGCGAGGGGGCTATTTTGTTCCGCGCCACCATCACGTCGGACGAATCCAACACAATTATAGCAGCGTACGGACGAGTCGGCTCACTCGTTAAGGCGACCGCCCGTTATCAGGATATCCATCGAGAAGGCTTTTTAGCAGGGGCAGACGGCTGGGTGATAGCTTACGCACTAGTGATCGGAGGTACGGTTGTGACCATGGAACAACCCGCTCGCATAGGAACCAAGGGTGAAAATCCCCGATGTATGCGAAGCCATCGGTGTACCGTGGATTACTACGTACGACATGTTACGTAA
- a CDS encoding phosphoglucosamine mutase (PFAM: Phosphoglucomutase/phosphomannomutase, alpha/beta/alpha domain III; Phosphoglucomutase/phosphomannomutase, alpha/beta/alpha domain II; Phosphoglucomutase/phosphomannomutase, C-terminal domain; Phosphoglucomutase/phosphomannomutase, alpha/beta/alpha domain I~TIGRFAM: phosphoglucosamine mutase~COGs: COG1109 Phosphomannomutase~InterProIPR005844:IPR005845:IPR005846:IPR005843:IPR 006352~KEGG: tbo:Thebr_0483 phosphoglucosamine mutase~PFAM: Alpha-D-phosphohexomutase, alpha/beta/alpha domain I; Alpha-D-phosphohexomutase, alpha/beta/alpha domain II; Alpha-D-phosphohexomutase, alpha/beta/alpha domain III; Alpha-D-phosphohexomutase, C-terminal~PRIAM: Phosphoglucosamine mutase~SPTR: Phosphoglucosamine mutase;~TIGRFAM: Phosphoglucosamine mutase), with translation MLFGTDGARGVANEELTIDVAMAIGRAAAEYLPSGARVVLGRDTRVSSPMLEAALTAGLTARGVDVFLAGIVPTPALSFLIRHYRADAGVMISASHNPPEYNGIKLLDGQGRKWEPEQERLLEEVMTRTEWSYTRHVGQVWHHEGIAVEAYRRYLLGIFAGRIPPLSIVMDVAHGAATETAPAVLQQLGAKVMVLHAEPLGERINQGSGATHPDVLRQHVLAQGADLGLSFDGDADRVIAVDGQGRIVDGDEILYTLGTGLHMRGQLPHNLVVATVMSNLGLEQALDRQGIRLMRTPVGDRWVAKAMAEHGATLGGEQSGHIIIKQWTETGDGLLTGLELLAELDRRDMTLAEAVAPVERFPQVLHNVRLPAPLTGPWQRIPGLSALVEEATRDLGDQGRVLIRPSGTEPLLRIMLEGRDVDQIEAWAHRLTTVVRDALESAKA, from the coding sequence ATGCTGTTTGGCACGGATGGCGCCCGTGGGGTAGCCAATGAAGAATTGACCATAGACGTGGCGATGGCTATTGGACGGGCCGCCGCGGAATATTTGCCGAGTGGGGCGCGGGTCGTCCTCGGCCGTGACACCCGGGTCTCCAGCCCGATGCTGGAGGCGGCGCTCACCGCGGGACTTACGGCTCGCGGTGTGGATGTTTTTTTGGCCGGTATTGTGCCCACCCCGGCGCTATCTTTTTTGATTCGCCACTATCGCGCCGATGCCGGGGTAATGATTTCCGCTTCGCATAATCCGCCGGAATATAACGGGATTAAACTGTTGGACGGACAGGGGAGAAAGTGGGAGCCGGAACAAGAGCGGCTGTTGGAAGAAGTGATGACGCGGACCGAATGGAGCTATACCCGGCACGTGGGCCAAGTCTGGCACCACGAAGGGATCGCCGTGGAAGCCTACCGCCGATATTTATTAGGCATTTTTGCCGGCCGGATTCCGCCCTTGTCGATTGTCATGGACGTCGCCCATGGTGCGGCCACCGAAACGGCTCCCGCCGTATTGCAGCAATTAGGGGCCAAAGTTATGGTGCTGCATGCCGAACCGTTGGGGGAACGGATTAATCAAGGATCGGGGGCGACCCATCCCGACGTCTTGCGGCAGCACGTGCTGGCTCAAGGGGCCGATTTAGGGCTTTCGTTTGACGGGGATGCGGATCGGGTGATTGCGGTCGACGGTCAGGGCCGGATTGTGGACGGTGATGAAATTCTTTACACTCTAGGCACGGGCTTGCACATGCGGGGCCAGTTGCCGCACAATTTGGTTGTCGCCACGGTGATGTCCAATCTGGGGCTTGAACAAGCATTAGACCGGCAGGGCATTCGTTTGATGCGGACGCCGGTGGGTGATCGCTGGGTCGCGAAGGCGATGGCGGAACACGGGGCTACGTTGGGGGGCGAGCAATCGGGCCATATTATTATTAAACAATGGACCGAAACCGGTGACGGGCTTTTGACCGGACTCGAACTTTTGGCCGAGCTGGACCGTCGGGATATGACATTGGCGGAAGCGGTGGCACCGGTGGAACGATTCCCGCAGGTATTGCATAATGTTCGCTTGCCGGCTCCTTTGACGGGACCGTGGCAGCGGATCCCGGGGCTTTCCGCCCTGGTCGAGGAAGCGACGCGCGATCTCGGCGATCAAGGGCGGGTTTTGATTCGTCCTTCCGGGACGGAGCCCTTATTGCGAATCATGCTGGAAGGGAGGGATGTCGATCAAATCGAGGCTTGGGCCCACCGGCTAACCACGGTGGTGCGCGACGCTTTGGAGTCGGCTAAGGCGTAG
- a CDS encoding Glucosamine--fructose-6-phosphate aminotransferase (isomerizing) (PFAM: SIS domain; Glutamine amidotransferases class-II~TIGRFAM: glucosamine--fructose-6-phosphate aminotransferase (isomerizing)~COGs: COG0449 Glucosamine 6-phosphate synthetase contains amidotransferase and phosphosugar isomerase domains~HAMAP: Glucosamine--fructose-6-phosphate aminotransferase [isomerizing]~InterPro IPR000583:IPR001347:IPR005855~KEGG: tmr:Tmar_0239 glutamine--fructose-6-phosphate transaminase~PFAM: Sugar isomerase (SIS); Glutamine amidotransferase, class-II~PRIAM: Glutamine--fructose-6-phosphate transaminase (isomerizing)~SPTR: Glutamine--fructose-6-phosphate transaminase;~TIGRFAM: Glucosamine-fructose-6-phosphate aminotransferase, isomerising), which yields MCGIVGFVGDQDDALPFLMAGLKRLEYRGYDSAGIALAAHDGIVIQKTRGRLAQLEKRVATLPGHVPCGIGHTRWATHGRPTDENAHPHMDCTGTIATVHNGIIENFQDLKEELIAKGHRFLSDTDTEVIPHLLEEYGGLTDLVGAVQAAEARLRGAYAFLAVSSHEPDKIVAVRRSSPLVVGLGEGQNYLASDFSAFLDLTRRAIVLENGDMAVVTPQNVSITTTHGEPLNRPVMVVDWDISQAERGGYPHFMLKEIMEQPDVWSDALLGRVQNQRVVWREMGLPASVAETVRRIRIVAAGTAYHAGLVGKMLIERLARIPVEVEVASEFRYSTPIFEPGTLVMAISQSGETADTLASVRLAHELGVPTYAVVNQVGSTLARESDYVVYTHAGPEIAVASTKAYTTQLLVLTLLALGLADLKGRGRPDLVQHLLSLPHIGQTLLGQLESVRQMAESLSLKRDVFYIGRGLDYALAMEGQLKIKEIAYIHAEAYAAGELKHGTLALIEDGTPVVAIVTERDVAEKTISNILEVKARGAEAWGILDRQITGDIPVDHQIVIDTPDPLLAPAIAALPLQLLAYWTAVFRGEDVDKPRNLAKSVTVE from the coding sequence ATGTGTGGAATTGTCGGCTTCGTCGGCGATCAGGATGATGCGTTGCCTTTTTTAATGGCTGGATTAAAGCGGCTGGAATACCGTGGTTATGATTCCGCCGGGATTGCGCTGGCCGCTCACGACGGGATTGTGATTCAAAAGACGCGGGGTCGGCTCGCTCAATTGGAAAAACGTGTGGCGACGTTGCCGGGACACGTCCCGTGTGGCATCGGACATACCCGGTGGGCGACTCATGGCCGACCCACCGATGAAAATGCGCACCCGCATATGGATTGCACCGGCACCATTGCGACCGTGCACAACGGGATCATCGAGAATTTTCAAGACCTGAAAGAAGAATTGATCGCCAAAGGGCATCGGTTCTTGTCGGATACCGATACGGAAGTGATCCCCCATTTGTTGGAAGAATACGGTGGACTCACTGATTTGGTCGGAGCCGTTCAGGCGGCCGAGGCGCGGCTTCGGGGCGCGTACGCTTTTTTGGCGGTGTCGTCCCACGAGCCGGATAAGATTGTGGCGGTGCGCCGGTCTAGCCCGTTGGTGGTGGGCTTAGGGGAGGGCCAAAATTACCTGGCCTCCGATTTTAGCGCCTTTTTAGATTTGACGCGACGGGCGATTGTGTTGGAAAACGGGGATATGGCGGTGGTGACGCCCCAAAACGTCTCGATTACCACCACTCACGGTGAACCGTTGAATCGTCCGGTTATGGTGGTCGACTGGGACATTTCCCAAGCCGAGCGCGGCGGTTATCCCCATTTTATGCTGAAAGAAATTATGGAGCAGCCCGATGTCTGGTCCGATGCCCTTTTGGGGCGGGTTCAAAACCAGCGGGTGGTGTGGCGGGAGATGGGTCTGCCGGCCTCGGTGGCGGAAACGGTGCGCCGAATCCGGATTGTCGCCGCCGGGACCGCCTATCACGCCGGGTTAGTCGGCAAAATGCTGATCGAGCGCCTGGCGCGCATTCCGGTGGAGGTAGAGGTGGCCTCCGAATTTCGCTATAGCACGCCCATCTTTGAGCCCGGCACACTGGTAATGGCGATCTCCCAGTCGGGGGAAACGGCCGATACGCTGGCATCCGTGCGTTTGGCGCATGAGCTGGGGGTGCCCACCTATGCGGTGGTCAATCAGGTGGGGTCTACCTTGGCGCGCGAAAGCGACTATGTGGTTTACACCCATGCAGGTCCAGAAATCGCCGTGGCGTCGACCAAGGCGTATACGACCCAATTGTTGGTGTTGACTTTGCTGGCGTTGGGATTGGCGGATCTGAAAGGTCGCGGTCGTCCTGATTTGGTGCAGCATCTCTTGAGTTTACCCCACATCGGCCAGACCCTCTTGGGGCAACTGGAGTCGGTCCGGCAAATGGCCGAGAGCCTATCGTTGAAGCGTGACGTATTTTATATCGGTCGGGGTCTCGACTATGCTTTGGCTATGGAAGGCCAGTTGAAAATCAAAGAAATTGCCTACATTCATGCCGAAGCCTACGCCGCCGGGGAGTTGAAGCATGGGACCTTGGCGTTGATTGAAGACGGCACGCCCGTGGTGGCGATCGTCACCGAACGCGATGTGGCGGAAAAAACCATCTCCAACATTCTAGAAGTCAAAGCCCGGGGGGCGGAAGCGTGGGGGATTTTGGATCGGCAAATTACGGGCGACATTCCGGTGGACCATCAAATCGTGATTGATACGCCCGACCCCTTGTTGGCACCTGCTATAGCGGCCTTGCCTCTCCAATTGTTAGCCTACTGGACCGCCGTATTTCGCGGAGAAGACGTGGATAAGCCGCGGAATTTGGCCAAATCCGTCACGGTGGAGTAG
- a CDS encoding hypothetical protein (PFAM: DisA bacterial checkpoint controller nucleotide-binding~TIGRFAM: TIGR00159 family protein~COGs: COG1624 conserved hypothetical protein~InterPro IPR003390:IPR014046~KEGG: tmr:Tmar_0236 hypothetical protein~PFAM: DNA integrity scanning protein, DisA, N-terminal~SPTR: Putative uncharacterized protein;~TIGRFAM: Conserved hypothetical protein CHP00159), with product MFAFLQNMTPLSWFLSVADVAIVAYGIYRLFLLIRGTRAIQLIKGIILLLLAVPVSSWLRLNATHMVLKDIQTMLVVALPIVFQPELRRALEQLGQGRFFSESLLRNEPADVAKTIDEVARACDRLSRSRTGALFVLERHTGLNEYAATGTPLDAVVSSQLLENIFVPNTPLHDGACIIRGDRVIAAAAFLPLTDSAQPGSELGSRHRAAIGITEQSDAVAVAVSEETGWISVAVEGRLFRRLEDRTLREMLARYLKPRQHTSIRLWHRGAPS from the coding sequence GTGTTCGCGTTTTTACAAAACATGACGCCCTTATCCTGGTTTTTGTCTGTCGCCGACGTCGCCATCGTCGCCTACGGCATCTATCGCTTGTTTCTCTTGATTCGCGGGACACGGGCGATCCAGTTGATTAAGGGCATCATCTTGTTGTTGTTGGCGGTGCCGGTGAGTAGCTGGCTTCGGCTCAATGCCACCCATATGGTGCTCAAGGACATTCAGACCATGTTGGTGGTGGCCTTGCCGATCGTCTTTCAGCCGGAACTGCGGCGCGCGCTGGAGCAATTGGGCCAAGGCCGGTTCTTTTCCGAAAGCCTGCTCCGAAATGAACCGGCGGATGTTGCCAAAACGATTGATGAAGTGGCACGGGCGTGTGACCGCCTCTCACGTAGCCGGACGGGAGCTCTGTTCGTACTCGAACGCCATACCGGCCTCAATGAATATGCGGCGACCGGCACCCCCTTGGATGCCGTCGTCAGCTCACAACTTTTGGAAAATATTTTTGTGCCGAATACACCCCTTCATGACGGTGCTTGCATTATTCGCGGGGATCGGGTGATTGCCGCCGCGGCTTTTTTGCCCTTGACCGATTCCGCCCAACCGGGCAGTGAACTGGGCAGCCGTCACCGGGCGGCCATCGGGATTACCGAGCAATCCGATGCGGTGGCGGTGGCGGTATCCGAGGAGACCGGCTGGATTTCCGTGGCGGTGGAAGGGCGGTTGTTTCGGCGTTTGGAAGACCGGACGCTCCGGGAAATGCTGGCACGCTATTTGAAACCCCGACAGCATACGTCCATCCGGCTATGGCATCGAGGTGCGCCCTCATGA